A genomic segment from Spinacia oleracea cultivar Varoflay chromosome 3, BTI_SOV_V1, whole genome shotgun sequence encodes:
- the LOC110779844 gene encoding ABC transporter C family member 10, with product MEDLLTFFCGARNNSDEPNQFMSLIDPSSCVNHVAIICFDLLLLAVLLWNLICKITSKKLEIRARYRQFSTLQISSAVFNGCLGLLYVGFGIWSLEDKLRNDHSISPIHSWIRFFSHGVTWLLVGLTISLDRNFPPKSPLLILSILTFIFAGIFCFLPLLAAMVNHDRVAVTVALNILSFLGANFLLLCAYKGYKYEECGEASIASTLYTHLNAEADCSISENDAASQVTPFAKAGLFSEMSFCWLNPLMKLGKQKTLEEDNVPILRDIDRAGSCYLLFLDKFSKNKTEPSESSIMWTIIACHWREIVMSGFFALLKTLTVSAGPLLLNSFIEISEGKEAFRYESYLLAISLFLSKILESLSQRQWYFRSRLIGLKTRSMLTAEIYRKQLQLSNVAKMMHSGGEIMNYVTVDAYRIGEFPFWFHQTWTTILQLCLALIILIYSVGIATVASLIVIVLTVVCNAPLAKLQHKLQSKLMAAQDSRLKACSEALVNMKVLKLYAWETHFKNVIEKLREVESKWLSAVQLRKAYAIFLFWTSPVLVSAATFGACYFLKVPLHASNVFTFLATLRLVQEPVTVIPDVISVIIQARVAFARIVKFLAASELQTENVRKMSNMTSKDHTILMKSANLSWEINPSKQTLRNINLYVRPGEKVAICGEVGSGKSTLLAAILGEVPYVDGIVEVYGRIAYVSQTAWIQTGTIRENILFGCDMDDLRYQETLRRCSLVKDLDLLPYGDMTEIGERGVNLSGGQKQRIQLARALYQDAEIYLLDDPFSAVDAHTATSLFNGYVMEALSGKTVLLVTHQVDFLPAFHCCLLMSDGEVLQAGTYHELVASSPEFLDLVNAHKETVGTEILAEVSTIDKHNYSPKEIKREPNIEEQHQELKGDQLIKLEERETGDTGLKSYLIYLNQNKGYFYFSIFVLAQLIFVVGQILQSTWMASGIDDPYVSKSKLIVVYVIIGFFLTFMILIRTLSMVSLAMESSKSFFSKLLNSVFRAPMSFYDSTPIGRILSRISSDLSIVDLDIAYSFQAAFGGSTFVYAYLGVLCVITWQVLFVTIPVIYFAIRLQRYYFSTAKELMRLNGTTKSMVANHLAESVAGAVTIRAFQEEERFFAKNLNLIDRNATPFFHNFAATEWLIQRIETLSAIVLAAAALCMVLLPPGTLSSGFVGMALSYGLGINTMMVYSIQQQCTLANYIVSVERLNQYMYIPSEAPEVIHDSRPPQQNWPLVGKVEICNLQIRYRPDAPLVLKGISCVFEGGDKIGIVGRTGSGKTTLIGALFRLVEPVGGTIIVDGINICLIGLHDLRSRLGIIPQDPTLFDGSVRFNLDPLCQHSDGEIWEVLGKCQLKEAVQKKEEGLNSFVMEDGINWSMGQRQLFCLGRALLRRSKVLVLDEATASIDSATDTILQRTIRTEFAGCTVITVAHRIPTVMDCTKILGISDGKLVEYDEPMKLMKDEDSLFGQLVKEYWSHFQSVDQSH from the exons ATGGAGGATCTGTTGACCTTTTTCTGTGGTGCAAGGAACAATTCCGATGAGCCTAACCAGTTTATGTCTCTCATTGATCCTTCGTCATGTGTCAACCATGTTGCCATTATTTGTTTTGATCTACTACTTCTAGCAGTGCTGCTGTGGAACTTAATTTGCAAAATTACTTCCAAGAAACTCGAGATTCGAGCTCGTTACAGACAGTTTTCAACTCTGCAAATATCATCAGCTGTTTTCAATGGATGTTTGGGACTACTTTACGTAGGCTTTGGCATTTGGAGTTTGGAGGATAAGTTGAGAAATGATCATTCAATTTCACCAATTCATTCCTGGATTCGATTTTTCTCCCATGGAGTTACATGGTTGTTGGTGGGATTAACAATAAGCCTTGATAGAAATTTCCCCCCTAAATCCCCATTGCTAATCTTGTCaattttgacttttatttttGCTGGGATATTCTGTTTTCTGCCTCTTTTGGCAGCCATGGTGAACCATGACAGGGTAGCAGTTACAGTGGCCTTAAATATTTTGTCTTTTCTAGGAGCAAATTTTCTATTGTTATGTGCTTACAAGGGGTATAAATATGAAGAATGTGGGGAGGCTAGCATTGCAAGTACTCTTTACACTCATTTGAACGCCGAAGCTGATTGCAGCATCAGTGAAAATGATGCAGCTTCTCAAGTTACCCCGTTTGCCAAAGCGGGGTTGTTCAGTGAGATGTCGTTCTGTTGGTTGAACCCTTTGATGAAATTGGGCAAGCAGAAAACGCTTGAGGAGGACAACGTACCCATACTAAGGGACATAGATAGAGCAGGGTCTTGTTACTTGTTGTTCCTTGACAAGTTCAGTAAAAATAAAACAGAACCATCAGAATCCTCAATTATGTGGACCATTATTGCATGCCATTGGAGGGAGATTGTAATGTCAGGGTTCTTTGCACTTCTGAAGACACTAACAGTTTCAGCTGGACCACTTTTGCTGAATTCCTTCATTGAGATTTCTGAGGGAAAAGAAGCTTTCAGATACGAAAGTTATCTTTTGGCAATTTCACTCTTTCTGTCAAAGATCTTGGAATCATTGTCACAAAGGCAATGGTACTTCAGGAGCAGGTTGATTGGCCTTAAAACAAGGTCCATGCTCACTGCAGAAATTTACAGGAAACAACTACAATTATCAAATGTTGCAAAGATGATGCACTCTGGTGGTGAGATAATGAACTATGTAACTGTGGATGCGTATAGGATTGGGGAGTTCCCTTTTTGGTTTCATCAGACTTGGACAACTATCCTTCAACTTTGCTTggcattgattattttgatcTATTCAGTTGGAATTGCAACTGTTGCATCGTTAATAGTGATTGTTCTAACTGTGGTTTGCAACGCTCCTCTTGCCAAATTACAGCACAAGTTACAAAGCAAGTTGATGGCAGCTCAAGATTCAAGGCTGAAGGCTTGCTCAGAGGCTCTTGTGAACATGAAGGTGTTAAAGTTGTATGCTTGGGAAACTCACTTCAAGAATGTAATTGAGAAATTGAGGGAAGTTGAATCTAAATGGTTATCAGCAGTGCAGTTGAGAAAGGCATACGCCATTTTTCTGTTTTGGACATCTCCTGTATTGGTCTCTGCTGCTACATTTGGGGCATGCTATTTCCTGAAAGTTCCTCTACATGCTagtaatgttttcacttttcttGCAACACTGCGTCTGGTGCAAGAGCCTGTCACAGTTATCCCTGATGTCATTAGTGTAATTATTCAAGCAAGAGTTGCATTTGCACGAATTGTGAAATTTCTTGCAGCGTCAGAgcttcaaactgaaaatgtcaGGAAAATGAGCAATATGACAAGCAAAGACCATACAATTCTCATGAAGTCAGCAAATCTTTCGTGGGAGATTAATCCATCAAAGCAAACACTAAGAAACATAAATCTATATGTTCGTCCTGGTGAAAAGGTAGCTATATGCGGAGAAGTAGGATCAGGAAAATCAACATTATTAGCTGCAATTCTTGGAGAAGTACCATATGTAGACGGAATT GTGGAAGTTTATGGGAGAATCGCGTATGTTTCCCAAACGGCTTGGATCCAAACAGGGACAATACGCGAAAATATTCTTTTCGGGTGTGATATGGATGACCTGAGATATCAAGAAACTCTTCGTAGGTGTTCATTGGTGAAGGATTTGGACCTTCTTCCTTACGGTGACATGACTGAAATAGGAGAAAGAGGAGTTAATTTGAGTGGTGGGCAGAAGCAACGAATTCAACTTGCTCGTGCATTATATCAAGATGCTGAAATTTATCTTTTGGATGATCCATTCAGTGCTGTTGATGCACACACTGCAACTAGCCTCTTCAAT GGCTATGTTATGGAAGCTCTTTCTGGAAAGACAGTCTTACTTGTGACGCATCAAGTTGATTTTCTTCCTGCTTTTCATTGTTGTTTG CTGATGTCAGATGGTGAAGTCCTTCAGGCAGGAACTTATCACGAGTTAGTAGCTTCAAGTCCGGAATTTTTGGACCTTGTAAACGCGCACAAAGAGACTGTTGGTACAGAGATACTAGCTGAAGTGAGCACCATTGATAAACATAACTATTCACCTAAAGAGATCAAGAGAGAACCCAACATTGAGGAACAAcatcaagaattaaaaggggatCAGCTAATTAAACTAGAAGAAAGAGAAACTGGAGACACTGGTCTTAAGTCATACTTAATCTATCTGAACCAAAATAAAGGCTATTTCTACTTTTCCATATTTGTTCTTGCTCAACTTATCTTTGTCGTTGGTCAGATTTTACAAAGCACTTGGATGGCTTCAGGAATTGATGATCCTTATGTCAGCAAATCAAAATTGATTGTGGTTTATGTCATCATTGGGTTCTTCTTGACATTCATGATACTCATAAGAACTTTATCTATGGTTTCATTAGCAATGGAGTCATCAAAATCATTTTTTTCTAAGCTGTTGAACTCTGTATTTCGTGCTCCAATGTCCTTTTATGACTCTACACCTATCGGAAGGATACTAAGTCGG ATCTCTTCTGATTTGAGCATTGTTGATCTTGATATTGCCTACAGTTTCCAAGCAGCCTTTGGAGGTTCTACTTTTGTGTATGCGTATTTAGGAGTGTTGTGCGTCATTACTTGGCAGGTCTTATTCGTTACTATACCAGTGATTTACTTTGCTATACGATTGCAG AGATACTACTTTTCAACTGCAAAAGAGTTGATGAGACTCAATGGTACAACCAAGTCCATGGTTGCAAATCATTTAGCCGAATCTGTAGCAGGAGCAGTAACAATCCGAGCTTTTCAAGAGGAAGAACGTTTTTTTGCTAAGAATCTCAATCTTATTGATAGAAATGCAACCCCATTTTTCCACAATTTTGCAGCCACTGAATGGCTGATTCAGAGAATTGAAACCCTTAGCGCCATTGTTCTTGCAGCAGCAGCACTGTGCATGGTTTTGCTTCCTCCCGGTACTTTAAGCTCAG GCTTCGTTGGAATGGCTCTATCATATGGTCTTGGGATAAATACGATGATGGTTTACTCCATCCAACAACAATGCACATTAGCAAACTACATAGTTTCTGTGGAGAGGCTTAATCAATACATGTATATACCCAGTGAAGCACCAGAAGTCATCCATGATAGTCGCCCTCCACAACAAAACTGGCCATTAGTTGGTAAAGTGGAAATATGTAACCTACAG ATAAGATATAGACCAGATGCACCACTGGTTCTTAAAGGAATTAGTTGCGTGTTTGAAGGGGGAGACAAAATTGGTATTGTTGGTAGGACAGGAAGCGGGAAAACTACCCTAATAGGGGCATTGTTTCGCCTAGTGGAACCAGTTGGAGGGACTATTATAGTTGATGGCATTAATATATGTTTGATAGGACTTCACGATTTGAGGTCACGTTTGGGAATTATCCCTCAAGATCCAACTCTGTTCGATGGCAGTGTACGGTTCAACTTGGATCCGTTGTGTCAACATAGTGATGGCGAAATATGGGAG GTGCTTGGAAAATGTCAACTCAAAGAAGCTGTTCAAAAGAAAGAGGAGGGCTTGAATTCGTTTG TTATGGAGGATGGAATAAATTGGAGCATGGGACAACGACAACTATTTTGTCTAGGCCGTGCTTTACTAAGAAGAAGCAAGGTATTGGTGCTGGACGAAGCAACTGCATCAATCGATAGTGCAACTGACACGATTTTACAAAGAACAATACGAACTGAATTTGCAGGTTGCACCGTGATCACAGTAGCCCACAGGATACCAACTGTGATGGATTGCACAAAGATTCTTGGCATTAGTGATG GGAAATTGGTGGAATATGATGAACCCATGAAGCTAATGAAGGACGAAGATTCATTATTCGGCCAACTTGTGAAGGAATATTGGTCTCATTTCCAATCTGTAGATCAGTCACATTGA
- the LOC110779836 gene encoding ABC transporter C family member 10: MMMEGLWTSFCGQSNCSNTDTEPCAQMQFVFVTNPSSCVNHALIICFDILLLAMLLVNIICKLSAKRFEQPSRYRRLSNLQICSAVFNGCLGIVYIGLGTWILLEKLRNDHSSSPIHWWVLYFIQGFTWALVGLTTSLRGQYFPRAPLRILSIFAFLSTGIFCLIALFSAIVDHEATMKVALDVLSFLGASFLLLSTYKGYKNEEDRGNNDENTLYTSLNGEANNGSCKTDSTSQVSLFAKAGLFSRLTFWWLNPLMKSGKQKTLEDEDVPKLQDSDRAEFCYLQFMNQLSKQKQDEPSSQSSIFWTIVACHHNDILLSGFFAFLKIVTVSAGPLLLNAFIEVAEGKKAFKYEGYLLALALFVAKTVESLSQRQWYFRSRLIGLKVRSLLSAAIYRKQLRLSNAARMSHSAGEIMNYVTVDAYRIGEFPFWAHQTWTTSLQLCIALLILVHSVGIATFAALAVIILTVVCNTPLAKLQHKFQSKLMVAQDARLKACSEALVNMKVLKLYAWEAHFKNVIEELRKVEVKWLSGVQLRKSYNGFLFWSSPVLVSAATFGACYFLNLPLHASNVFTFVATLRLVQEPIRSIPDVISVVIQARVAFTRIVEFLQEPELQTKRINNKSRMSNLDCAIKMSSANLSWEMSSSKPTLRNINLDVQPGEKVAICGEVGSGKSTLLAAILGEVPYIEGIVEVYGKIAYVSQTAWIQTGTIRDNILFGSAMDELRYQETLRRCSLVKDLELLPFGDMTEIGERGVNLSGGQKQRIQLARALYQDADIYLLDDPFSAVDAHTATNLFNEYILEALSAKTVLLVTHQVDFLPAFNCCLLMSDGEILQSGSYDELLASSQEFLDLVNAHKETAGTERLSEVGASGTHTNSAKEIKRTNVEKLHDPSKGDQLIKREERDVGDTGLKPYLLYLNQNKGFLYLSIAIFCHLTFVTGQILQNTWMASSVDNPNVSTLKLIVVYLIIGACSTFFLLFRSLAVVALGMRASKSLFSQLLSSLFRAPMSFYDSTPLGRILSRVSSDLSIVDLDVPFSLLFSIGATTNAYANLGVLAVITWQVLFVSIPVIYLAIRLQRYYFATAKELMRINGTTKSFVANHLAESIAGAITIRAFEEEERFFAKNLDIIDTNASPFFHNFAANEWLIQRLETLSATVLAAAALCMVLLPTGTFSSGFIGMALSYGLSLNISLVFSIQNQCTLANYIICVERLDQYMHIPSEAPEVIEHSRPPKNWPSVGKVEICNLKIRYRPDTPLVLKGISCIFEGCDKIGIVGRTGSGKTTLIGALFRLVEPSAGKIIVDGVDICSIGLHDLRSRFGIIPQDPTLFNGTVRFNLDPLCQHNDEELWEVLGKCQLKEAVQEKDQGLDSAVVEDGSNWSMGQRQLFCLGRALLRRSRVLVLDEATASIDNATDTILQRTIRTEFVDCTVITVAHRIPTVMDCTKVLSISDGKLVEYDDPVKLMKKEDSLFGQLVKEYWSHFQSAEQTN, translated from the exons ATGATGATGGAGGGTCTCTGGACTTCATTCTGTGGGCAATCTAATTGTTCAAATACTGATACAGAGCCTTGTGCTCAAATGCAATTTGTGTTTGTGACCAATCCTTCTTCATGTGTCAATCATGCCTTAATCATTTGTTTTGATATATTGCTTCTAGCAATGCTCTTAGTTAACATAATTTGTAAACTTTCCGCAAAGAGATTCGAGCAACCCTCTCGTTATAGACGCCTCTCAAACTTGCAGATATGTTCAGCAGTTTTTAATGGCTGTTTGGGAATAGTttacattggtttaggaacttgGATTTTGTTGGAGAAGTTGAGGAATGATCATTCTTCTTCACCAATTCATTGGTGGGTCTTATATTTTATCCAAGGGTTTACCTGGGCATTAGTGGGATTAACAACTAGCCTTAGAGGACAGTACTTCCCAAGAGCCCCATTGCGAATCTTGTCCATCTTTGCATTCCTCTCTACTGGGATTTTCTGTTTGATCGCGCTTTTTTCTGCCATCGTTGATCATGAAGCAACAATGAAGGTAGCCTTAGATGTCCTGTCTTTTCTAGGAGCAAGTTTTCTGTTATTATCTACTTACAAAGGGTACAAAAATGAAGAAGATAGGGGAAATAATGATGAAAATACCCTCTACACTTCACTGAATGGTGAGGCTAATAATGGAAGCTGTAAAACTGATTCAACCTCCCAAGTCTCACTATTTGCAAAAGCTGGGTTGTTTAGTAGGTTGACATTCTGGTGGTTGAATCCTTTGATGAAATCTGGTAAGCAGAAGACTCTTGAGGATGAAGATGTTCCGAAATTGCAGGATTCAGATAGAGCAGAATTTTGTTACTTGCAGTTCATGAACCAGTTGAGTAAACAGAAACAAGATGAACCTTCTTCACAATCCTCAATATTTTGGACTATTGTCGCGTGCCATCATAATGATATACTTCTTTCTGggttttttgcttttttgaagaTAGTAACTGTTTCAGCTGGACCTCTTCTGCTGAATGCTTTCATTGAAGTTGCAGAGGGTAAAAAGGCTTTCAAATATGAAGGTTACCTTTTGGCCCTTGCACTCTTCGTTGCAAAGACCGTAGAATCACTTTCACAGAGACAGTGGTACTTTCGAAGCAGATTGATTGGTCTGAAAGTTAGATCTTTACTTTCTGCTGCAATTTACAGGAAGCAGCTTAGATTATCGAATGCTGCGAGAATGAGTCACTCTGCTGGGGAGATAATGAACTATGTCACTGTTGATGCATACAGGATTGGTGAGTTTCCTTTCTGGGCTCACCAAACTTGGACTACAAGCCTTCAGCTTTGCATTGCATTACTTATTCTTGTACATTCTGTGGGAATTGCAACATTTGCTGCATTAGCAGTAATTATTTTAACTGTTGTTTGCAACACACCTCTTGCGAAATTAcaacataagtttcaaagtaaaCTTATGGTTGCACAGGATGCTAGGTTGAAGGCTTGTTCTGAGGCTCTTGTGAACATGAAGGTGCTTAAACTGTATGCATGGGAGGCTCACTTCAAGAATGTAATAGAAGAGTTGAGGAAAGTGGAAGTTAAATGGTTATCAGGAGTTCAGTTGCGAAAGTCATACAATGGTTTTCTGTTTTGGTCATCTCCTGTATTGGTCTCTGCTGCTACATTTGGGGCTTGTTATTTCCTCAATCTTCCTTTGCATGCCAGCAATGTTTTCACTTTTGTGGCAACATTGCGTCTCGTGCAGGAACCTATTAGGTCTATCCCTGATGTGATTAGTGTGGTGATTCAAGCAAGGGTTGCATTTACACGTATTGTGGAGTTTCTTCAGGAACCAGAGCTTCAAACTAAAAGGATAAACAATAAGAGCAGAATGAGTAACTTAGACTGTGCCATTAAGATGAGCTCTGCAAATCTTTCATGGGAAATGAGTTCATCAAAACCAACACTAAGGAACATAAATTTAGATGTTCAACCTGGTGAAAAGGTTGCAATATGCGGAGAAGTTGGCTCAGGCAAATCCACATTACTAGCAGCAATTCTTGGAGAAGTACCGTATATAGAGGGAATT GTTGAAGTTTATGGGAAGATTGCTTATGTTTCCCAGACAGCTTGGATCCAAACAGGGACAATACGTGATAATATTCTTTTTGGGTCTGCCATGGATGAGCTAAGGTACCAAGAGACACTTCGGAGGTGTTCATTGGTGAAGGATCTTGAGCTTCTTCCTTTTGGTGACATGACAGAAATAGGGGAAAGAGGAGTTAATCTAAGTGGTGGTCAGAAGCAACGAATACAACTTGCCCGTGCATTGTACCAAGATGCTGATATATATCTTTTAGATGATCCGTTCAGTGCTGTTGATGCACATACTGCAACTAACCTCTTTAAT GAATACATTCTGGAAGCTCTTTCTGCAAAGACTGTCTTACTTGTGACACATCAAGTTGATTTTCTTCCTGCATTTAATTGTTGTTTG CTGATGTCAGATGGGGAGATCCTTCAATCAGGGTCTTACGACGAGTTATTAGCTTCAAGTCAAGAATTCTTGGACCTTGTAAATGCACACAAAGAGACTGCTGGTACTGAAAGACTATCTGAGGTTGGTGCATCTGGAACACATACAAATTCTGCAAAGGAGATCAAGAGAACCAATGTTGAGAAATTACACGATCCATCAAAAGGTGATCAGTTAATTAAAAGAGAAGAAAGAGACGTGGGGGATACTGGTCTTAAGCCATACTTACTCTACCTGAATCAGAACAAAGGCTTCTTGTACCTTTCTATAGCTATTTTCTGTCATCTCACCTTTGTTACAGGCCAGATACTACAAAACACTTGGATGGCCTCCAGTGTTGATAATCCTAATGTCAGCACATTAAAATTGATTGTGGTTTACCTTATAATTGGAGCGTGCTCAACATTCTTTTTACTCTTCAGATCCCTTGCTGTTGTGGCATTGGGCATGAGAGCATCAAAATCCTTATTTTCTCAGTTACTGAGTTCTCTCTTCCGTGCTCCAATGTCTTTTTATGACTCTACACCGCTTGGGAGAATACTAAGTCGG GTCTCTTCTGATTTGAGCATTGTTGATCTAGATGTTCCTTTCAGCCTTCTCTTTTCGATAGGGGCTACTACAAATGCATATGCTAATCTAGGAGTGCTGGCAGTTATTACTTGGCAAGTTCTGTTTGTCTCCATACCAGTAATTTACTTGGCAATACGGTTGCAG AGATATTATTTTGCGACAGCGAAAGAGTTGATGAGAATAAATGGCACAACCAAGTCATTTGTTGCAAACCATTTAGCTGAGTCTATAGCCGGAGCCATAACTATAAGAGCTTTTGAAGAGGAAGAACGGTTCTTTGCCAAGAATCTTGATATAATTGATACAAATGCAAGCCCGTTCTTCCACAATTTTGCAGCCAATGAATGGCTGATTCAGAGGCTTGAGACCCTCAGTGCCACTGTTCTCGCAGCAGCAGCCTTGTGCATGGTTCTGCTTCCCACTGGAACTTTTAGCTCCG GGTTTATTGGAATGGCGCTATCATATGGTCTTTCGTTAAATATATCTTTGGTTTTCTCTATCCAAAATCAATGCACATTAGCCAACTATATCATTTGTGTGGAGAGGCTCGATCAATACATGCATATACCAAGTGAAGCTCCAGAAGTAATTGAACACAGCCGCCCTCCAAAAAACTGGCCATCAGTTGGTAAAGTGGAGATATGCAATCTAAAG ATAAGATACAGACCAGATACACCACTGGTACTGAAAGGAATCAGTTGCATATTTGAAGGGTGTGACAAAATCGGTATTGTTGGTAGGACTGGCAGTGGGAAGACCACTCTAATAGGGGCTTTGTTTCGCTTAGTGGAACCTTCTGCAGGGAAGATAATAGTTGATGGTGTCGATATATGTTCAATAGGACTTCATGATTTACGATCACGATTTGGGATTATTCCACAAGATCCTACTCTCTTTAATGGCACTGTGAGGTTCAATTTGGATCCATTGTGTCAGCACAATGATGAAGAACTCTGGGAG gttCTTGGGAAATGTCAACTCAAAGAGGCTGTCCAAGAGAAAGATCAAGGCCTAGATTCTGCTG TTGTGGAGGACGGATCAAATTGGAGCATGGGACAGCGGCAACTATTTTGTCTAGGACGTGCTTTACTGCGGAGAAGCAGGGTATTGGTGCTTGATGAAGCAACTGCATCAATAGATAATGCAACTGACACGATTCTACAAAGAACAATACGAACTGAATTTGTAGACTGCACTGTGATCACAGTAGCCCACAGGATACCAACTGTAATGGATTGCACAAAGGTCCTTTCCATTAGTGATG GAAAATTGGTGGAATATGATGACCCTGTGAAGCTAATGAAGAAGGAAGATTCGCTGTTTGGCCAACTTGTGAAGGAATATTGGTCCCATTTTCAATCTGCAGAGCAAACAAATTGA